A window of Peromyscus eremicus chromosome 7, PerEre_H2_v1, whole genome shotgun sequence contains these coding sequences:
- the Casp1 gene encoding caspase-1: MADNILKAKRKQFIRSVGAETINGLLDELLEKKVLNQGEMERIKAVNATVMDKARDLCDSVTKKGPLACQIFITYICNEDVYLAEVLELELGSPAENSIRTDNFQGGLPSSSETNQEQNKEGSTLPGPSGTLKLCSLERAQRIREENPSEIYPIMNTSTRTRLALIICNTEFEYLPRRDGADVDLREMRLLLQDLGYTVKEKENLTAQEMTEVVKEFADCPEHKTSDSTFLVFMSHGIQEGICGKTYSDKVPDVLKVDTIFRMMNTLKCPSLKDKPKVIIIQACRGENRGVVLVKDSVEDTGKKFLVDADLEDDGIKKAHIEKDFIAFCSSTPDNVSWRHPIKGSLFIVELIKHIKEYAWSCDLEDIFRKVRFSFEQPQHSLQMPTTERVTLTKRFYLFPGH, from the exons ATGGCTG ACAACATCCTCAAGGCAAAGAGGAAGCAGTTCATCCGTTCAGTGGGTGCAGAGACAATAAATGGCTTGCTGGATGAACTTTTGGAGAAGAAAGTGCTGAaccagggagagatggagagaataaAAGCTGTAAATGCGACTGTTATGGACAAGGCACGGGACCTGTGTGATTCTGTCACTAAAAAGGGGCCTCTGGCATGCCAAATCTTTATCACTTACATTTGTAATGAAGACGTCTACCTGGCAGAAGTTCTGGAGCTTGAATTGG GTTCACCAGCTGAAAATTCCATCAGGACAGATAATTTCCAGGGAGgacttccttcttcctcag AAACAAACCAAGAACAGAACAAAGAAGGCAGCACACTCCCAGGACCAAGTGGGACCCTCAAGTTATGCTCCTTAGAAAGAGCCCAGAGGATACGGGAAGAAAACCCTTCAGAG ATTTATCCAATAATGAATACATCCACTCGTACACGTCTTGCCCTCATTATCTGCAACACAGAGTTTGAATACCTTCCTAGGAGGGATGGAGCTGATGTGGACCTCAGAGAAATGAGGTTGCTGCTGCAGGATCTGGGATATactgtgaaagagaaagaaaatctcaCAGCTCAG GAGATGACTGAAGTGGTAAAGGAATTTGCTGACTGCCCAGAGCACAAGACTTCTGACAGTACTTTCCTTGTATTCATGTCTCATGGTATCCAAGAAGGAATATGTGGGAAGACATACTCTGATAAAGTACCAGATGTTTTAAAAGTTGACACTATCTTTCGAATGATGAATACTTTGAAGTGTCCAAGCTTGAAAGACAAGCCCAAAGTTATCATCATTCAGGCCTGCCGTGGGG AGAACCGAGGAGTGGTGCTGGTAAAAGATTCAGTAGAAGACACTGGAAAGAAATTCCTAGTGGATGCGGACTTGGAAGATGATGGAATTAAGAAAGCCCATATAGAGAAGGATTTTATTGCTTTCTGCTCTTCAACACCAG ATAATGTCTCCTGGAGGCATCCTATCAAAGGCTCTCTTTTCATTGTGGAACTCATCAAACACATTAAAGAATATGCCTGGTCTTGTGACCTGGAGGACATTTTCAGAAAG GTTCGATTTTCATTTGAACAACCACAACATAGTTTACAGATGCCCACCACTGAAAGGGTGACTTTGACAAAACGTTTCTACCTGTTCCCAGGACATTAA